A window of Apium graveolens cultivar Ventura chromosome 8, ASM990537v1, whole genome shotgun sequence contains these coding sequences:
- the LOC141677227 gene encoding DNA-directed RNA polymerases II and V subunit 8A-like yields MVVEYLFQDIFRVVGLDPDGKKFDKVTRIEAKSEQFDMYMQLDVNTDIYPLHEGDKFMMVLASTLNLDGTPDTGYFTPGGRKSLADEFEYVMNGKLYRISEEGSGANLKADIYVSFGGLLMMLKGDPSIAAKFELDQRLFILMRKADRQ; encoded by the exons ATGGTGGTTGAGTATCTATTTCAAGATATCTTTCGAGTTGTAGGCTTGGACCCAGATGGTAAAAAGTTCGATAAAG TAACTCGTATTGAAGCAAAGAGCGAGCAGTTTGACATGTACATGCAGCTAGACGTGAATACAGATATATATCCTTTGCATGAAGGGGATAAATTTATGATGGTATTGGCATCCACACTAAACTTGGATGGAACCCCGGATACTGGCTACTTCACTCCG GGTGGGCGAAAATCCCTTGCAGATGAATTTGAGTATGTTATGAATGGGAAACTATATAGAATCTCAGAGGAAGGTTCAGGAGCAAATCTTAAGGC GGACATTTATGTTTCATTTGGTGGGTTGCTGATGATGCTGAAGGGGGATCCCTCCATTGCTGCAAAGTTTGAGCTTGATCAGAGGTTGTTTATCTTAATGAGGAAG GCGGACAGGCAGTAG